A single Caretta caretta isolate rCarCar2 chromosome 2, rCarCar1.hap1, whole genome shotgun sequence DNA region contains:
- the LOC125630808 gene encoding phthioceranic/hydroxyphthioceranic acid synthase — translation MGQKCLFGQEVKIAELVQRIEVLEQTCNIPESMYHQIVNIKDKIGQEIQGVPKIEREKDVCTEMQLPPVDVVNIIPGNTTSHIPVAMVEPGKEQPALGHRPSPRPSPPLTRGKAKSRQEEQNKHSGELEKEAVLDTENSGGVKGGFVSSEEREGEGIENFWKVLVEGRNCTVEITPERFNTREWYDPDDNKPGKICTTRAALLDGFNTFDNKLFGINDLEAERMDPQQKLLLECTYRALEDAGVTMEHASGSKTGVFVGLMNRDYEIITSRAVTEINHYDGTGVAVSIAANRISYTFNLTGPSLSIDTACSSFLFALHYASQAVKQGDCEAALCGGVNCIIDPRTFVSLSKAKMISPEGMSKPFSKKANGYGRGEGCGVLLLKPLKKALEDHNRIWGIINISAVNQNGRSVTPITRPSQTAQEKLLRSIYLTHVDPSVVQYVEAHGTGTPAGDPTEAESLGSIIGNNRSPEMPVLKIGSVKGNVGHAESAAGAAALIKVLLMMHHETIVPSLHYREDSSSINTEKLNLSIPTTVEKWEESREFGRVAGVNCFGFGGTNAHVVVRQFKQTQVLPSFKRPIELFVLSAASSKSLNLTMEDTAEQLNISTSVTLPNLAYTSACRRSHVNYKYRKAFVTNSLRHLQQQLALATKTEITPSKMTPQLVFVFCANGVNFKGICKTLLSSEAVFRDKCKEIEMLFQQYVPISLLELTESECEDFSRPEIAQPLLFTLQVALTSLLKHWGIKPVAAVGHSVGEVAAAHCGGFLSLEDAVKVIYHRSRLQAKVTGGRMLVVGNIPVQEVSEALSPYSGKVCIAAFNSPSSCTLSGDADAVSALQKKLAQLFSKRDIFLHVLHVPTAYHSHMMDPIVKEMMEHLQHLEKQKPEIEVISTLTGKVASADDFTTGKFWARHARDPVAFTQAIVTSAREKDNVVFVEIGPERALQRYIMETLGKQTRVLSSLQTDKEYQTLLTLAGNLFELGYNPDWHHFCEGYQSIPAAFPRYQFDRKKLMGYLDIHQQANRRAVNSNHPLIYSLNNDNTEFNCPVSQASAPYLYEHKNNGIALVPGAFFVELALASVMSSSRPKVPLSICQININFLAPCILNQKSHVLKIELASQKTVTDFRILSSSVAVYASGQITKKSEAAVEENSISFQDIFHRCKSVVTADEVYETLSQVGFQYGSMFRQLRDVFYCEELKEAITSIKVNRETREEMSDYCIHPVLLDCFLQMTAVMTTITFQTRAGFPSGIGSLVVFRPLEEEMMIYLKTSKSTRNYLEVCGCFTDKCGSVLAELKRVGITFMKPTSPRDNDLLFENQWKEIFSPQTIGSLGEAPRVTVFADKLGIAQQLKKYLHNESRYVMYEDWETLLEAKSSEMTAQHQMKRELEDYQEVLFMWGIQKLNDEFPSKVVAHLAKCCEAYRQIIVALREKKSSCSVRIITYRTTDRNVDHLNPGFALCGMTRTCVIEVSGITFQMIDISSLSTLDISVLADVIVKYKGQDHPEIWINQGRIYTSEIRRTPFKDVGYSQPSKSPQNSETFTLYTTDPYQVKDLSAEIANNTITQLENHSVEVQIDKVCIHSEDYFPVSVSSCNFGNTLYWNSYTIDKHKLFALDFSGTVTAVGSEVKKVKVGDQVASCYPVVASSRVKVPGTVCFNIKKFPCFRNVSCVSYFMVAWEILNQTLPKVKHSGTLGIISTEPQSVLCNVLTLTARELGWRTVLATPTSDQWQRVNQCKALVYLPPVDGMSTEVLVRLSHLQDLVIVHGNQQSECFRYLLGSDQENIRVHVLKLISIFQKASLKRSLSAVQGWIKSMQMKQFQNLSYSVFQQTENFESTNTAATSYFTCRSIPLAVLKGDGKTNRISDIPVYEAQKKMFKQNAVYIVAGGLTGLGFETVKFIAQNGGGCIAILSRSNPSSEKQEEIKALQNQCKGNRIVSLQCNVISHLQVEEAISSIDTIFPKSPIKGVFHSAVVLHDGRLEALNLSHFEKVLSPKVAGAINLHRATRRQELDYFVCYSSVTSFLGNSTQANYAAANSFLDVFCHYRRNCGLSGQSINWGALNLGLLLNQNNIQNILESKGIDILQVHEIYEYLKKSLILNNPQQAVVKLNFGTLNSSVLSCFASLKSRFHTLISEELGSKLELSEKGTPQTLSPVNSEDYFTSLVSYLSSTNASDLTMNTSLASLGMDSMLAMTLQNRIFHERRVEIPLVKLLDPHTTMSSLVLLLEESSNESGSLEKTTHVAESIDDGNWL, via the exons ATGGGTCAGAAATGTTTATTTGGGCAAGAAGTGAAAATAGCAGAATTAGTTCAGAGAATTGAGGTGTTAGAACAAACCTGTAATATTCCAGAAAGCATGTATCATCAGATAGTAAATATAAAAGATAAGATTGGGCAGGAAATCCAAGGTGTCCCAAAGATAGAGCGTGAGAAAGATGTATGCACAGAGATGCAGTTGCCACCTGTAGATGTTGTTAATATAATACCAGGTAACACCACTTCCCATATCCCGGTTGCTATGGTGGAACCTGGGAAAGAACAACCAGCGTTAGGACATAGACCCTCACCTAGACCCTCACCCCCACTTACCCGGGGGAAAGCTAAGAGCAGACAGGAAGAACAGAATAAACACTCTGGTGAGTTAGAAAAAGAGGCAGTTCTAGACACAGAAAATTCAGGGGGAGTGAAAGGGGGATTTGTCAGTAGTGAAGAAAGGGAAG GAGAAGGAATCGAAAATTTCTGGAAAGTACTGGTGGAGGGCAGAAACTGTACCGTAGAAATAACCCCAGAAAGATTCAATACCAGAGAATGGTATGATCCAGATGATAACAAACCAGGAAAAATATGCACGACGCGAGCTGCACTTCTTGATGG ATTTAACACATTTGACAACAAGCTGTTTggaattaatgatctggaagctGAGCGCATGGATCCTCAACAAAAGTTACTCCTGGAATGCACGTACAGAGCACTAGAGGATGCAGGAGTCACGATGGAACATGCCAGTGGCAGCAAAACAGGGGTTTTTGTTG GTCTTATGAATCGAGACTATGAGATCATAACAAGCAGAGCAGTAACTGAAATAAATCATTATGATGGAACTGGGGTAGCAGTAAGCATAGCTGCTAACAGAATTTCATACACTTTTAATCTGACTGGACCATCACTTTCCATCGATACTGCATGCTCATCGTTTCTTTTTGCTTTGCATTATGCCTCACAAGCAGTTAAACAAG GAGATTGTGAAGCGGCTCTGTGTGGAGGAGTGAACTGCATTATAGATCCCCGCACCTTCGTATCTCTGAGTAAAGCAAAAATGATCTCTCCCGAAGGGATGAGTAAGCCCTTTTCTAAAAAGGCAAATGGTTACGGAAGGGGAGAAGGCTGTGGTGTTCTTTTACTGAAGCCACTAAAAAAG GCACTAGAAGACCACAACAGAATATGGGGAATTATAAACATCAGTGCAGTAAATCAGAATGGCAGATCCGTGACTCCAATCACAAGACCATCTCAGACAGCACAGGAAAAGTTACTACGCAGCATTTATCTGACTCATGTTGACCCATCAGTTGTGCAGTATGTTGAAGCACATGGCACAGGAACTCCTGCTGGAGATCCTACAGAAGCAGAGAGCCTAGGTAGCATCATTGGTAATAACAGATCTCCTGAAATGCCTGTTCTAAAGATTGGTTCTGTTAAAGGGAATGTTGGCCATGCTGAATCAGCCGCCGGGGCAGCTGCATTAATTAAAGTTCTTTTAATGATGCACCATGAAACGATTGTTCCATCTTTGCACTACAGAGAGGATAGTAGTAGCATAAATACAGAGAAATTAAATCTATCAATTCCAACGACTGTAGAGAAATGGGAAGAGTCGAGAGAATTTGGAAGAGTAGCTGGTGTCAACTGTTTTGGATTTGGGGGAACCAATGCCCATGTTGTTGTCAGACAGTTCAAGCAAACACAGGTTCTTCCCTCTTTTAAACGACCGATTGAATTATTTGTACTCTCTGCGGCTTCAAGCAAATCCCTCAACTTGACAATGGAAGACACAGCTGAGCAGTTAAACATAAGCACCTCAGTAACTCTCCCAAATCTGGCCTATACATCTGCCTGTAGAAGAAGCCATGTAAATTACAAGtacagaaaagcatttgttacaAACTCTCTTCGACATTTACAGCAACAACTTGCATTAGCAACTAAAACAGAAATAACTCCATCAAAGATGACTCCACAACTAGTTTTTGTGTTCTGTGCTAATGGAGTAAATTTCAAAGGGATCTGCAAGACATTATTGAGTTCAGAGGCAGTATTCAGAGACAAATGTAAAGAAATAGAAATGTTATTTCAGCAGTATGTACCCATCAGCCTCCTGGAATTAACAGAAAGTGAATGTGAGGATTTCTCAAGGCCAGAAATTGCCCAGCCGTTGCTTTTTACTCTCCAGGTTGCCTTAACTTCTCTTCTGAAACACTGGGGAATTAAGCCAGTGGCTGCTGTTGGCCATTCAGTTGGAGAAGTTGCTGCTGCCCATTGTGGAGGGTTTCTGTCCCTTGAAGATGCCGTCAAAGTAATTTATCACAGGAGTAGGTTACAGGCAAAGGTTACCGGAGGCAGAATGTTGGTAGTTGGTAACATCCCTGTTCAAGAAGTATCAGAAGCCCTCAGCCCGTATTCTGGGAAGGTGTGCATTGCAGCTTTTAACAGCCCTTCTTCCTGTACCTTGTCTGGAGACGCAGACGCTGTGAGTGCCCTTCAGAAAAAACTAGCTCAACTGTTCAGCAAGAGAGACATATTTCTTCATGTTTTACATGTCCCAACTGCGTACCACAGCCACATGATGGATCCAATAGTAAAGGAGATGATGGAGCATTTACAGCATTTGGAAAAACAGAAGCCGGAAATTGAAGTGATTTCAACACTGACTGGGAAGGTTGCTTCCGCAGATGATTTCACTACAGGCAAGTTCTGGGCCCGACATGCTCGAGATCCTGTTGCTTTCACACAGGCCATAGTGACTTCAGCTAGAGAAAAGGACAATGTTGTGTTTGTTGAAATAGGCCCTGAAAGAGCATTACAGAGGTATATAATGGAAACGCTAGGCAAACAAACTAGAGTTTTGTCCTCCTTGCAAACTGATAAAGAATATCAGACGCTTCTTACTCTTGCAGGGAATCTCTTTGAACTGGGATATAATCCTGACTGGCATCACTTTTGTGAAGGGTATCAAAGTATTCCAGCAGCATTTCCCAGGTATCAGTTTGATCGTAAGAAGCTAATGGGCTATTTGGACATCCATCAACAAGCAAATCGAAGAGCTGTAAACTCAAATCATCCTTTGATTTACAGTTTGAACAACGACAACACTGAATTCAACTGCCCAGTGTCCCAGGCATCAGCACCCTATTTATATGAGCACAAGAACAATGGCATTGCTTTAGTTCCAGGTGCATTTTTTGTAGAGCTCGCTTTGGCGTCTGTGATGAGTAGCTCGAGGCCGAAAGTGCCTTTAAGTATTTGTCAGATTAATATCAATTTTTTGGCACCATGTATTTTAAACCAGAAGTCCCATGTTTTAAAGATAGAATTGGCATCACAAAAAACAGTGACAGATTTCAGAATACTGTCATCCTCAGTTGCAGTTTATGCATCAGGACAAATTACAAAGAAGTCTGAAGCTGCGGTGGAAGAAAACAGCATCTCCTTTCAAGACATCTTTCATAGGTGTAAATCAGTAGTTACAGCAGATGAGGTTTATGAAACACTGTCTCAGGTTGGATTTCAATATGGTTCCATGTTCAGGCAGTTAAGGGATGTATTTTACTGTGAAGAGCTAAAAGAAGCTATAACCAGCATAAAGGTGAACAGAGAGACCAGAGAAGAGATGTCTGACTATTGTATCCATCCAGTGCTGTTAGACTGTTTTCTACAGATGACAGCTGTCATGACGACAATAACTTTCCAAACCAGAGCAGGCTTTCCTTCTGGCATAGGCAGCCTTGTAGTTTTCAGACCTTTGGAGGAGGAAATGatgatatatttgaaaacaagCAAATCGACTAGGAACTACTTAGAGGTCTGTGGATGCTTTACAGATAAATGTGGCTCTGTTTTGGCAGAACTGAAACGTGTTGGGATCACTTTTATGAAGCCAACATCTCCAAGAGACAATGACTTGCTGTttgaaaatcagtggaaagaaattttttcccctcagaccATAGGAAGTTTAGGGGAAGCACCCAGAGTCACTGTGTTTGCTGACAAACTTGGAATAGCTCAGCAACTCAAAAAATACTTACACAATGAGTCGAGATATGTTATGTATGAAGATTGGGAGACATTGCTGGAAGCGAAGAGTTCAGAAATGACTGCACAGCATCAAATGAAAAGGGAGCTTGAAGACTACCAGGAAGTTTTGTTCATGTGGGGAATTCAGAAGTTAAATGACGAGTTCCCAAGCAAAGTGGTGGCACATTTAGCTAAATGTTGTGAGGCTTATCGCCAAATTATTGTGGCATTAAGAGAGAAAAAATCCAGTTGTTCAGTTAGAATAATCACCTACAGAACAACAGATAGAAATGTAGATCATCTTAACCCTGGATTTGCTTTGTGTGGCATGACGAGAACCTGCGTAATAGAAGTTTCAGGAATCACATTTCAGATGATTGATATCAGCTCTTTGAGTACACTGGACATCTCAGTCTTAGCAGATGTTATTGTAAAATATAAAGGACAGGATCATCCAGAAATCTGGATCAATCAAGGGAGAATTTACACTTCAGAAATCAGACGCACACCATTTAAAGATGTGGGTTACAGTCAACCTTCAAAGTCTCCTCAGAACTCAGAGACGTTCACTTTATACACTACAGATCCTTACCAAGTGAAAGATTTATCTGCGGAAATAGCCAATAATACCATTACTCAGCTTGAAAATCACAGTGTTGAAGTTCAAATTGATAAAGTATGCATCCATTCAGAAGACTATTTTCCTGTTAGCGTTTCAAGCTGTAACTTTGGGAATACGTTGTATTGGAATTCATATACAATAGACAAACACAAGCTTTTCGCTCTGGACTTCAGTGGCACAGTAACTGCAGTAGGCAGTGAAGTGAAAAAAGTTAAGGTGGGAGATCAGGTGGCTTCATGTTATCCAGTTGTTGCATCATCAAGAGTCAAAGTTCCAGGGACAGTTTGTTTCAACATCAAGAAGTTTCCATGCTTTAGAAATGTATCTTGTGTGTCATACTTTATGGTAGCATGGGAAATTTTAAATCAAACATTACCAAAGGTGAAACACAGTGGGACTTTAGGTATTATTTCTACTGAACCACAGTCAGTTTTGTGCAACGTGCTTACTCTGACAGCCCGGGAATTGGGCTGGAGAACAGTACTTGCAACACCTACGTCTGATCAGTGGCAACGTGTAAATCAGTGCAAAGCCCTTGTTTATCTGCCTCCAGTAGATGGAATGTCTACTGAAGTTCTAGTCCGTCTTTCCCACCTCCAAGACCTTGTGATAGTACATGGTAATCAACAGTCTGAATGTTTTCGATACCTACTTGGAAGTGATCAAGAAAATATCCGTGTTCATGTATTGAAACTTATCAGTATCTTTCAGAAAGCATCTCTAAAACGATCCCTAAGCGCTgtccagggctggattaaatcAATGCAAATGAAACAATTTCAAAACCTATCATATTCTGTTTTTCAGCAAACTGAGAACTTTGAAAGTACAAACACTGCAGCGACCTCCTATTTCACCTGCAGATCTATCCCACTTGCTGTGCTGAAGGGGGATGGGAAGACCAACAGGATTTCAGACATACCAGTATATGAAGCACAGAAGAAAATGTTTAAGCAGAATGCAGTTTACATAGTGGCAGGGGGACTTACTGGGCTTGGAtttgaaactgtgaaatttatAGCCCAGAACGGAGGGGGCTGTATTGCAATACTTTCAAGGAGCAATCCAAGCAGTGAGAAGCAAGAAGAAATCAAGGCTTTGCAAAATCAGTGTAAAGGGAACAGAATAGTCAGTTTGCAGTGTAATGTTATTTCTCACTTACAGGTTGAGGAAGCTATCAGTTCAATTGACACAATCTTTCCAAAGAGTCCAATCAAAGGTGTATTCCACAGTGCTGTGGTTTTGCATGATGGACGTCTTGAAGCTCTGAACCTGTCTCACTTTGAGAAAGTGTTAAGTCCCAAAGTTGCAGGGGCAATAAATCTCCACCGAGCTACCAGAAGGCAGGAACTTGACTATTTTGTGTGTTACTCCTCCGTTACTTCATTTCTTGGAAATTCGACACAAGCAAACTATGCTGCTGCTAATTCTTTCCTGGATGTTTTCTGCCACTACAGGAGGAATTGTGGACTTTCAGGACAATCCATTAATTGGGGTGCCTTGAATCTTGGATTATTGCTaaatcaaaacaacattcaaaatattttggaatcCAAAGGCATAGATATTCTGCAGGTACATGAAATTTATGAATATCTAAAAAAAAGCTTAATTCTGAATAACCCTCAGCAAGCTGTAGTAAAATTAAATTTTGGAACGCTAAACAGTTCTGTTCTTTCTTGCTTTGCATCACTCAAAAGTCGCTTCCATACACTCATTTCAGAAGAACTGGGCAGTAAGCTTGAGCTATCTGAAAAAGGAACCCCTCAGACTTTATCTCCAGTCAATTCTGAAGATTATTTCACCTCACTGGTGAGTTATCTCAGTAGTACAAATGCGAGTGATCTTACAATGAACACATCACTTGCATCACTGGGCATGGACTCTATGTTAGCCATGACGTTACAGAATCGTATCTTTCATGAAAGAAGGGTGGAAATACCCCTTGTGAAACTACTTGATCCTCACACAACTATGTCAAGTTTAGTACTACTTTTAGAAGAAAGTTCTAATGAAAGTGGGTCACTTGAGAAAACAACTCATGTAGCAGAAAGTATCGATGATGGAAACTGGTTATAG